GGGGCATTACCTCACATAAACCAGTTTATTTGACATAGCCAATTGTGATATCTCAGAATCAAAGTATAACATTTACCATACCATACAAAATTGCAACCTGAGCTCTTCTATAATAATGAATACATTTGATTCACTTTATTTCTGATCCTTTTCATCTGAATCCAATTGTCTGATTACACATATTTCGTGTTCCTTTTGAATTTTAGGTGCATTTAATCAATTTTCTGCTGACCCCCTTCCTGCCAGCCCAAAAAAGCAACTTATTTTGAAGATTATCAGTGGCCAGCAACTTCCCAAACCACCAGATTCAATGCTTGGGGATAGAGGAGAGGTAAGGCTAAGCTTTTAACCAAGGCActgttttttgcaaaaatatttatttttgtagataTCAGTCTTTACATGCTACTCCTCACATAGTCACTGTACTAAATACTCCCATTAATGAAAATATGTAACATGCAGCCACTTGCTGAAAATAACTTAGTTCACAAATTCTTTGTCCTGCCTGATGTAGCCATTTTATACAGTTGGTGTTGCTGGTCAgccatcttttctccaatccctTCATGCTTTGGACAGTTCATAAAGCAGTGCAGCATAGAAGCTATGGGTGATGTCATGAATTTAGCTAATTTTGCACCAGATCTACAGCCAATCTGTTGTTTGTTTTCAAAAAGGTcatcaaaaacattttcctgCTGATTCGCTGATGTTAGGTGTTCAATCTGGTGCAaactttatgacttttattacatatacccCCCTTATGTAATTAAAGACACTATGTTTGCActggtccagtaacccataaaaTGGCCAGTAAattcttcctgctgattggtttctaggTGATTAACAATAGCAGAAAATAAGGGGCATCTCGGCACTCAAAAGACTCCACAAGGGCCattaaaatagtataaaaatatatttttattgtagattAATTTAAAAGGTCAACATCTCCCTTGGCCCAACACATTTTCTGCCTcccagggcacttagtcatgggctagaAATGCGTGTAGACCAGTAGAAATTATGCATTTTACTACATTAATGCCTTAAGGCTAATGTTATACTTGACAGCTATAAGGGACAAGAAAATAGATATTCCACCAGAATATGTAGTGCCTAGCAAGTGAAGACAGTCACTCAATATATTGCACTGCATAGGGTCATAGCATGTGCAAGTAAAAAATCCAAGTTAAGTAGTTGAGCTATTTACAGGGgaactgtattgtatttatacaaaataaattattatacagCTTGTTAGATAGGCCAGTTGCTTTATTATGACTTCCCATTGGAGACAGTTGTTTTGTCCAcaggaaaaatttgagaaatttcGGTCAGGGCTTTTCGTTTGCAAGTGGATGGTAGCCATGCCCCCTGTACATAATAAAATTTGTAGAAATGACAAGTCATTCTCCTTCAGATGTCAGAATGACATGGCCATGATCAGCCATATTGCTTGCCTTAGTGTATATTTAGCAGTCTGCACCAAAAGCATCATTTATTAGTTAGCACTATGTATGAGACTGCTATTCCGTGCATTGCCTCCCAGATTACCATTGCTGAGCCCATACGATTAAATGCAAACATAGAGAAACAGTTTAGATGAGCACAGACAGCTACAGTATTTTGTTTTGTGTGACTGCTCATTTGAGAGGAACCCTATTTTATAATATGGTCACATTTAATATGTAATGTGGGGTGTATGTTTGGGCGATATAATAAACATTGCTTTACTGCTGCACAGCCAGTGTTGCTTACAGATATCGACTACcatacttaaatatgttttttgaaCAGATCATTGACCCTTTTGTAGAAGTGGAAATGATTGGCCTGCCTGTTGACTGCTGTAAGGAACAGACTCGAGTGGTTGATGACAATGGTGAGATTTTTCCTTAATGATCCAGTCCCATATTGACTGCAAACCAGTCTCAGCAACATAATGACTGAGACAAAAAGGGGCTGATGTGTCTGCTCTAGTGCTATGGTTTCTTTATCAAACTCACACACTGGGTAAACCGATCCAAGctcagtatcccatagcaaccagtaagagACTTCATTATTCCATCTACAGTGGAATGATCAAAGCTGAGCTAAGCAATGGCAGGCGTTTATATTGCCTATCCAATCAAAGTGTACCACCAGAATCAAAATGAAGCAAAAACAACTAGCAAACTCAGGGAAACTACAATACTACATTATAATTTGTGAAATGCCATTTTAGATTAATGCAGCCAAGCTGCTTCTGTTACATTAAAACATGCAACATGCCAAAATGTCTTCAACGAATACGGGAATTTCTGATAACTGAAACTGCATAAGAAAAGTTTTAGGGCAAGGTCATTTGTGTTGGCCTCGAATCACTGGGTCCATTAATACTAAGCACTCGGGTTGCTGTACTAGTGTTCATAATGTGTACTGACACCACTTATACTCTATATTGGAGATCAGGTCTACTTCACTCGCTGGCTCTTTCTATAAAGCAACTGAAACCATTCTGTGTTGCCTACACTACATATCCTTCCTCTTCATTGAAGAAAAGATCCAAAATACATagaaattacactaaaatacacTCTCCTGATGCTGTCTGAATCACATGTTACTGTAACCTACTCTCACATGGTCAACAAAGTGGGGCTGCCCTAAGGTCACCCACTGTCATCTAACTAGGAAAATCCACTCAAAAGGATtccattttactttatttttagaaCTCACTGTATCTATCGCTGTTGtacttcataatttttttatccTTTGCTTATCCTCCCGTTAGCTCATTTGCCAGATGAGCATAAAAGCAAATTACTAACTGCCGGCTTTTTGAGTTGAAATCATTAGACACAGCAGAGTGCCTCCCTGCTAATTAAAAGTAACAAGCTAATATATGTAATTCCAAGCTGAGGTGCAATAGTTTAGAGTTTTAAAGAGCGGTGATAATTAAAATCTTTTTATCAGTCCTAAAGCCTTGTATTGTATTTgaaattatattgtttaaaaaaaatttatagaaaTGTAATGTTAATTAAATAACCGCAAAAATCAGGCACGTAATAAACTTCTGCTTCACATAAAATATTCTGAATCCCTAATGGACTTCAAGCTCCTCTTATTCTGTGGGGCTCATTAAAGCAATATATTGCGCAGATActgctttaaattatttattgcatCTAAATgtattggctttaattaatatTTCTAGTTAATTTATATACGCAAAATATATTATAATCGGTTTTCTCTTAGTGACAACATATACAGAATATACCTATTGCCTAAATGCTGTGCTTGGAGCTTTTGTTGGTGGCAGCCAGTGCCATAGATGTTGTGCTTTAGTTAAACATAACATATTCATATCTTAAGATCATTAAGACATGTATTTTAAACTCAAATCATTTCAGTTCGacatgtataataaatgctatgtattgtccaattctttttttttttaaggtttcaaTCCTGTATGGGAGGAAACCGTTACCTTTACAGTTCATATGCCAGAAATAGCATTGGTAAGGTTCTTAGTCTGGGACCATGATCCGATTGGGCGGGATTTTGTTGGACAGAGGACCGTGGCCTTTAACAGTCTTATGCCTGGTGAGCACCTTTTCTCttcacataaaaatatttgctttttgagATTTTCTTCTATTAATATATTACAAATCAAATAGCTGGCACCAGATGTTGTTTGAGGGAAAACAGCTTTTCATAATTCCTAGAAAAAAACTGAAAGTTAAAATACTATACTTCAGTAATGTTCATGTTTTCTCATCAGGATATCGCCATGTTTATCTGGATGGGCTTACAGAAGCCTCCATATTTGTTCATGTCACGATTAATGAGATATATGGAAAGGTAAGTACATTTCTACTTTTAGCAACGCTCCAAGAACACTTAAGTGATACACTGGCAAACAAAATGCCCCAATGTGTGAGACAGCAATGTGAGTTTATATGTCTGAGAGTTTGTTACACCCTAAAATGACTattgacaaaaatgtatatatgcttAAGATGTGCTCCCATGTGCACATGTGGTGTAGATATGTACTGCTGGGACTTCAACTGAATATACACAATGTCAAGTAAGAGCTAATGGCTGGGACTGcacacaccttaaagggatactgtcatgggaaaaaatgtttttttcaaaacacatcagttaataatgctgctccagcagaattctgcactgtaatccatttcttcaaagagcaaaccgattttttttatatttaattttgaaatctgtcatgaggctagatatattgtcagtttcccagctgcccccagttatattacttgtgctctgataaacttcaatcactctttactgctgcactgcaagttggagtgatatcaccccctccctttctcctccagcagccaaacaacagaacaatgggaaggtaaccagatagcagctcccttacacaagataacagctgcctggtagatctaagaatagcactcaatagtacaatccagatcccactgcgtcacattcagttacattgagtaggagaaacaacagcctgccagaaagcagttcgatcctaaagtgctggctctttctgtaagcacatgaccaggcaaaaattacatcataaaaatcatgaccgaatccctttaaaatttaaAGCGCAAGGAAAGTAATATTCATGGAATGGGTGGCAATATTTTAGGCTGGTCTAAGGAGTGAAGAGGAGCCAGGTTAGTGCATGCACAGTATAATACAAAGTAAGCATTCTGAGCATAGGGCAACTTGCAGTGTTACTGTTCTGTGTGGGTGAATGGTCCTGAACAGCCTCAAGGGTTCCTCTATATCTAAACATGCAATGGCTCTGAAAGTCTTCAGTGATTTTCCAGGAATCCTTTGCAGCGGTCCAGGATTTTAATGCACAGTATTAATGCATCAATGCATTGCTATTCCATTCATGTGCAGTATAGCAACACTGGAAATAtttctgtactgtatatgtgaatgATCCTGGGAAATCCATGAAGATGACGGCGCTCCACAGGCCAGTGAGTTTTTCAGTAAAGATAACCGATCGCTCCGATTTCAAGAGTTATTATTATATCTACTGggagtgcctaacaaattggcattCTCCCCACCCCCAGTGAATAGCACTTTCTTTTTTAGTAGATAATGGATAAAGATTAAGTaaatccataaaaatcatgtgAATCCAGGAAACAACTGCTGGAAGTAATGATTTGGTCATGTTGGTTAGGTCATGTGAATCACTATAGTCTGCAGCTTGGCATGCTCAGTTTGAACCTCATAACTAATGATCTACAATATGGATGGAAACTGAAAATACATGAGTTTAAATTAATCCTTTTAAAATGACACTTTGATTTTCAGGTTCACGTGTTTGGACACAATTGCCTTTTTTTGCATGGGCAGTGCTTTGTAGCAGCAGTCAGGCATTTACATTGAGCAATTGAGTTAgaattatgtaaataaatgtcCACTTTGGGGCAATTGCAGCAAAGTGAGTCTAACCACAAAAAGAGCAGTTTGATCCCAGCAATATCTACCCTATTAAAGAGCACATTGAACCCCAAAAAGTCATCTTGTGATAGTTGATAAAAATAcgtaaatctgcccattattttgttattttaccttatgatatataaataaagtcacgTTTGGTAATAAAGCTATTAGGGTGGCAAGTTAGGAAAATATACAAATCATGCCTCTGGGATAGCTGTGCAGCACTGCATGTTTGACGGGTGTGGAAGGACATTTCCTATGCAGAAGCAGCCTCCTGTCAGTTTTATGTTCCCTGGTAATTTATCATCTTTTGTGATGTTTTAATATGGCTGTTTAAGATGCTACCCAGCATTCCATAACTCTGTACATATAATGCTTGGGAGAAAGTAAATACACTCAATAGCTGAATTCCTTTCACTAGTGTTTACAGTGTATACATTTGAATACATAATGTACAATGTATGTTTCTTTCCATTTCAGTGGAGTCCTTTAATCCTCAATCCCAGTTACACAATATTGCACTTTCTAGGAGCCACAAAGGTAGATGTGACTGCTTGCCTGAATGTCAATCCCTGACCAAACAACCTATCACTCTCACTCCGCTTCATCCCCATTCACACATTAAATCCGATCACTGCATGGGCGAATTCACCATGTACACAGAGTCGAGCTTTCAACTAACTGTCAGACACCCTGTAATTAATTCAGTGTCACTGCTAATTAGAAAATGTAGGCAATTAGTGTCATCGTGGTTGCGGCATTGTGAAGTGGAGCTTTTCATACACTGCATGGATCTGTCAAATGAAGctgatatttattgtatttagctTGGACACCTCAGCCATTTAATTCTCCATGCATTATTCATAACTTCCAGAACAATTGTATTAAATAGTAAATGACTAACTtgggcttctgttttattatttcttttatttcagaacaggcagtttattggcctgaaAGGGTTTTTCAATAAGTCTTCTAAGCATGGCTCTGTCGAGAGCAATGGTCACGTTCGTAAGAAATCAATTGGGGACCGTATCTTACGGCGCAGTGCGAGTGCCCCGGCAAAAGGCAGGAAGAAAACTAAGATGGTGTTTCAAGAGTCGACCGAGAGCAAAGACGTTACCTGTGAAACATCTGGTGCTAAAGAGAGAGATTTTGTGAGAAAGAGAACCTCAAGGAGTCTGCAAGCACGCCCTGTTTCAATGCCGGTGGATAAGTTACTGCTTGGGCCTTTTGAACCTTCAACATCAGAGACTTCTAAGGATACTAGAAGTGACATAGCTTCAGGTAAAATAGCAAACTATACCTGTCTGCAAACTTGCTGCAACTAACATGTTTTAAAGGTTTCAGTCTATACATTTGGAAACTTAATATTTCCCTATAAATGTTTGGTCAGATGTTTTGCAAGgaaaaagttaaactaaagaaattgctagaaatgttgtacattatgttttgggcttctgtaccagcccaaggcaaccacagccctttagcagtaaagatctgtgtctccaaagatgccccagtagctccccatcttcttttctgctgatgcactgcacatgctctgtgctgctgtcacttactgagcttagtacagtacacacagaatttaaagtcacagtataaggctggttcgtaattaatacagataattacagatATTACAGCACagaaaaccagtgcaattagcatcagaatttaataatcagccttgcagcatcagcttatattacaggccaacctcattttctcaacagctgctcagagcccactgagcatgtgagtgtcacagacactttccaagatggtgaccccctgtgataagtttgaagtcctggatcattgctgctattgagaagctgaaactttaggctggtgcaataagttcagtatataaaacatggcatttttgttcctattcatttttagggttttcttctcctttaaggaattcacaaaagtttttattaaagatctAATCTCTGGCAAAGCCTAAATCATGATTAGATACCACTTTAGCATGACAAGTGAGAAGATCACATTTTGGTGTGATTGATCAGTTGGACTAAGTGGAAGGTTCTAGCTATTTGCTTATAGAGTGGTGACTTTTAGAAGATAAATCCCTAAGATGCAGAAATATGCCGAACTGCTTGTCTAGCCAAGGGTCCCAAATATGGGAATTTAGTGTGTcattgctaaaaatataatttgttttctgACTCTTGACTGAACCAGCAATAATTcacttaataataatttatttatttgaatgcgGTTAAAATTGGTGTTAGGGACTTCCTCCACATGCTGGTTGTGGTCATCATCAGAGGCCAGAAATTGTCTGATTAGAACAATCAACTCTGTTTGGATCAGACCTAGCTTGATTAAAGGAAAAagtgtaaaggcccccatacacgggccgataaaagctgccgaaagacCAAGTCGGTACCTTATCGGCCTGTGTGTAGAGCCCCcctgacgggctttcccgatcgatatacGGCTGAAAGCCGGCCAGATTagaaaatcccgtcagatcgcggccacatcttTTTGTTggtgcggtcccgcgatctgacgcCCTTTTGGTCTccgttctgatccgatcgttgggccctagggcccatgatcggatcatcgcgatatcgcccacttcaatatGGGCATATCTGGGAGGGATCCACTTGTTTTATCTccctgtgtatagccaccttaagtaTAACATTAAATTCTCCTGAAGCCAGAGATTTGTCTCCACAAGTAATAATTTGCTTGTGTGTTGATAGTATACAAAGAGCTAATCTACTATAGCTGGCCAGTCTACATTGGTGGACCAGCATTGCACCCTGTAACAGGCAATCGGGGATGGGGATCAAAAGCAAAAAGGCTTTcttcttcaaaataaaataatattcaggAGCATActtaatacacacatatattaagaTATAAAGTATCACTTTAATTAGTACTTATATGATTATAAATATACTTGCCATTGGCTTCTGCttagtaaatacatttattatttttacagtatattgttcAGAAATCTCACTGACCTCAGACCTTACTCCGGGTCAGCAAATCATAAATGCAACTGGTTttgatgaatgtttttttttaaaatttgacatatATGTAGTAATTGGTAGTTGTTCTGTTTTAACAGagatgttttgttatttttgtagTATAAATCTGACTAGGAAGCATCTTAAGGTAACATAACATATTCAGTGTGGTATCTCATTACCATCACATACAATGAATATTACATCACATAGTGGATGTAATAGACATGAACATGGAATGCCAAGTCAAACAGCCACCTACTTGTGGGATCATGTTTCCATTTCACATAATCACTTCTTTGTACATTGAAGTATATCATGAGAATGTCCCTTCACCTGTGAATCCAAATTTACATTCTTCATTTGTGTTCAGAAACATTTGCAAAGCTTTTACTAAACTATCCTTTTCCTGTAATCGCTCAGGTTCAGCAGGAGAGGTGCAAGCCAAGAACCAAGAGAAGCCAGAGATGACAAAACTGGATCTACCCgttcaaaaaaatacaaatcttgcTACTCATGCTTCTGCCCACCTGAAAACTGAAAACCTAGTAAAAAAACCTGTACATAAAAAATGGAGGAGCTTACATTTAGAAAAGCAAAATTATGATGATATTAGAGAGTTAAACGATACATTTACCAGTGAATCCGATGAGGATAATGACAATTTTAAACCAAACGTCTCAAAGTCTGAAGAAGCGAATGAAAAggaagctactcttttattagaCCAAACTGAATTCCCCCCAGTAAACAGCAAGCACCATGCAGAAGCGAAATCGCTTTCTGCGACCAATTTATCAAGCACTATATGTTCAAACGTGAATCATTTACACTCTACTGCAACTTTATTAGAAACGGATATTTCTCATATTATAAGTGAAGCTCCTTCAGTCATTGAGAGTGAACTTGGAAGCTCAGTGTCTGCATTAATAAGGAACTTTGAGATCACTGAGGACAAAACTAATTTGACATATGTCTCAAGTTTGCAAGGTCCAAACAGCCAAAGTCATTTTTGTGACAATTCTGATATGTTAATATCTGACCTTTTGAATCGCAAAAAGCACACAGGACAATCTTTACATTCCACTTCAGACACTAGCATATTCTCCAGCCCTGAAACAAGTGAATATTCTATATACACAATTATTCATGAAGAACATCTACCTCCTGATGCCAGTTACAAATTGATGGATGCAAATACTGGCATACCATcatattcaattgtaaaaaatacTACATCAAACAGTTGGCAGGAAAGTTCTGAGAGCCTGCAGTCGTGTTCTCAAGTTAAATATAATACAAACAGCAATACATTGAGCCATTCTGAAAACCCAAATGTGTGCAGCCAAAGCTTAAAGCAAACTAGGCCACACTTTTCACTGAACACATATTCGGGACATACTGATGAGAATGCCAAACAGATATCATCTCACAACTCCCTCCTAAACAACCTTAATGTAGATGTTAATTCTAAGAGAATAGCAGATAAGCCTTTCTTCCATGCTGGTGTTAATAGGTATGCAACTCAAGCTTGTCCGAACTCTCAAAAATCAGCCATTCAACAAGGATCTGGTCAACTTCATCAAAACAGGCATGTTTCAAGTTATAAACCAAGATCAGATGCACAACAAGACATACAGTACAATGCCCAATCAGGAAACCTGCACAGCTTGCCCAACACAAATTTGCCCAAACCTTCAAACTACCACGTTCATCCATTACAAGGTATGAAACAGCCAAGTCCATGTAAGTCAAAAAGCCTTGGAGATCTGACATCCGACGATATATCTTGTAATTTCGAAAGCAAGTACAAAAGAATCAACAGAGGGTTTATTTCATCTAGTGTTTGCCAGGAGAATGCATCATTAGCTCAAAGCAGACCTCAGTCTACTGATACATTAACGGAACAGTTACGCAAACTAATGTCTTTTGACCAAGACGACAGTAACAGGCCATCAAATTGCGAAGAAGATAATTGGGACAATCCTAAACCACTCACAAGAAAGCTATCATCAAGAAGTCAAAGTAGGGTCAGAAACATTGCTAACCGTGCCAAAGAAAGACAGGAGGCCAATAAGATAAAACAAAGGAAACCAGACTCAAGTGAAGTAGTCTTAAGAAACAAACATTCCATGGCTTCTCAGCCTATAAACAGGCACTCAACTGGTTCTTATATAGGTAGCTTGTACAAAAACTTTAACAGTGAAAGCATGGAAGGAAGAGGTATACCAGAAGGTGCATGCTCTTCTTATACACAAGGCTATAATGATCACATTGACACAGATCGTTTTACATATCGAAATGAGCCAAGCAATACTGACGAACCTGAAATTTATTTCCTACTAAGACTGTAATTTGTGCATAGTCTGCACTTCAGTGTTGTATACAATATGTCTAATTTCACAGAAAAGTTTCATAGAAAGTGTTTTCCCCGGTCTTTTaaattatatagatagatatatgatttttttttttcatttgtttagtcTTCCGTTGGTTTAAGTTGCTTTTACtatgtaaatacttttttttttcttagatatatatatatatgtgtattatttttaattatgaatTTTACTGGGAAATGACATTCATGCATGTAGTCTGAAAATCAAAGCATCTAAATTGTTACATGCATGTACATTATAAGGAAACATTTCTGTATATTTGAAAATATCTTAGGATATTATtgcaataaaacatgtttccttATTTGGTTTCCTTTTATTTGGCAATATTTTTGGTGCTGGGTTATAAAATGAGAAGCTACTGAGtgtttgttgtacaggtatgggatgcattatccagaatgcttgggacctggggttttctggataatagatctttctgcaatttggatcttcataccttaagtctgaatcagttgtacattaTTAAGGAAATGCCACTTACGTGCAGGCACATTTCTTTGCTAAAATACTttacacaaaaacaaaatagggattatttgtccatatattgcaatatattctagCTGGCCagttacgtcaaagtcatcccatgtctggccagtcctacactcactttcatctggttcATTGAGAATTCTatggcttcattatacatttcacataggaactaaaggtggccatacacagggagatctgctcatttggcgatgtcgccaaatgagcagatctctccccgatatgcccacgatcggatcagaatggaggccatacgggaCCGCATCAATTTTTAACTCCCGCAGCTCGCCTGCCTGATATTGCTATTGTGCAGTGTTTTCCTGAATTGGTTGATTAGATTTTTAATTGTAAAggtaattctacattttttttcttcaagagacagaaaaaagaatgaaaaggACTAGAATAAACATAGCAGAAACAGCCTACTATATCTTGTAACTTAATAGCACTTAAGAGCGAGGCTGGAATCGTTCATTCATATGTTATTTTGCAATGAGCTTTCAGAGAAAACTTCTTACTCACAGGcataaacaaccccccccccaaatgatgtGGACAATTTATTGCACATTAAGCTCTGCATGACTGTTTTCATAATTTCAGAATTGAATTTGTATGCAATGTTTTAGGTAACCTAGTTCCAAGGAATAAGATGATTTTGTTGGGAAATGTTGCTCTGTTTAATTATCCAACAGAGATTGACATCTACTATTACTTTAGTAATAGATGGGTGAATTGTTCTGATTCTGTTACCTATTTACTGGTTTTGACAACCTACATACATGTAAATGGCACAACAGCATATCAGTAAAAGGCCTTGCTCTACCTTCAACATACTAAGGTAATGCCATTAATTAGATAAGGGAAACTATAGCTATGAACCTTTCACAGGCATAAACAACATGGCTCTGCTGAGGTCACTAGGGCTAATTCTATATTAAAGCAAATCAGTATGTTGGTGTCTCAGTGTTGACTTGCTGGTAGAGGTTGTGGTCTGTGAATTGTTTATTTTACATCAAGTGGCTACTGAGCATATACAGATGTGTTTGTACTTTGGATGGAGAACACATTAACCATAGGGCTGTGAAGATAGTCCAGTTGTTTtcaacttaattctactagatactgttaaCCTTAGGGCTTTGCAAACATCCAAGAAACCAGGATACTGTTCAGATCAAAATTTAGCCCTAAAAAAGATTTTGTAGCTTATGACCTGGACTGCTTGGATCTTTCTTTTTTGTACCCTTGACCCTGTTGTTCTTTATCATTCATATTGCAGATTTACATATTGCCTTTTAATTGATTCCCTAAGGATGTCACTGGATATCTGCCAGCCATGTGATTCCAGCATGGGATGGGCTATGCTTGCATTTCACTTCCTTACTCTGAACATTTCAGTTACAATTGAATATTTCAGTTGACATGTGAAATGTAATTGTGCTTTTAACTATAATGTAAAACTTTAAAGAAATGATCATTTGGATTACAATTTGGTTGTTCAACGTTTGGAATTGTTTTACAACTAAACTACTGCTTTGCTGCATGTTAGATAACTTGCCTTTTACATTTACTTACAACCTGAAAAGCCACGAATCActggccccttagaatggaaagaaGATTGCGTAGATAAAAAGACGACCGTAGCAACAGTGGATGAACCAAGCCCAATTAAATAACCCAAAGA
The genomic region above belongs to Xenopus laevis strain J_2021 chromosome 5L, Xenopus_laevis_v10.1, whole genome shotgun sequence and contains:
- the LOC108717044 gene encoding 1-phosphatidylinositol 4,5-bisphosphate phosphodiesterase eta-1 isoform X4, coding for MASLLASEMYHVVGSVATSQTFRLAQMVERCMSVMQSGTQMVKLKSGTKALVRLFYLDEHRTCIRWRPSRKSEKAKIIIDSIYKVTEGRQSEIFHRHAEGNFDPSCCFTIYHGNHMESLDLITSNPEEARTWITGLKYLMAGISDEDSLAKRQRTHDQWVKQTFEEADKNGDGLLNIEEIYQLMHKLNVNLPRRKVRQMFQEADTDENQGTLTFEEFSVFYKMMSLRRDLYLLLLSYSDKKDHLTVEELAQFLKVEQKMNNVTTEYCIDIIQKFEVSEENKEQHFLGIDGFTSFMRSPAGDIFNPQHCEIYQDMEQPLCNYYIASSHNTYLTGDQLLSQSKVDMYAWVLQDGCRCIEVDCWDGPDGEPVVHHGYTLTSKVAFKDVVETINKHAFVKNEYPVILSIENHCNIQQQRKIAQYMKDIFGDKLDLSSVPLGESKQLPSPQNLKGKILVKGKKLPYGLADDAEEGEVSDEDSADEIEEECKLTQCFSNGATEHQVESFIRKKLESLLKESQIRDKEDPDSFTVKALLKATHEGLNVNLKQNDNTKDRGKSKRSSIGNIGKHKRASKSRSKSCSTSDDEDSSPKETAQAHRWSQATYGILLTCAWIGGEEDVEYTNCRLGRRRRTMKLCRALSDLVVYTNSVAAQDIVDDGTSGNVLSFSETRAHQVVQHRSEQLMLYNQKQLSRIYPSAYRIDSSNFNPMAYWNAGIQLVALNYQTEGRMMELNRAKFKVNGGCGYVLKPQQMCKGAFNQFSADPLPASPKKQLILKIISGQQLPKPPDSMLGDRGEIIDPFVEVEMIGLPVDCCKEQTRVVDDNGFNPVWEETVTFTVHMPEIALVRFLVWDHDPIGRDFVGQRTVAFNSLMPGYRHVYLDGLTEASIFVHVTINEIYGKNRQFIGLKGFFNKSSKHGSVESNGHVRKKSIGDRILRRSASAPAKGRKKTKMVFQESTESKDVTCETSGAKERDFVRKRTSRSLQARPVSMPVDKLLLGPFEPSTSETSKDTRSDIASGSAGEVQAKNQEKPEMTKLDLPVQKNTNLATHASAHLKTENLVKKPVHKKWRSLHLEKQNYDDIRELNDTFTSESDEDNDNFKPNVSKSEEANEKEATLLLDQTEFPPVNSKHHAEAKSLSATNLSSTICSNVNHLHSTATLLETDISHIISEAPSVIESELGSSVSALIRNFEITEDKTNLTYVSSLQGPNSQSHFCDNSDMLISDLLNRKKHTGQSLHSTSDTSIFSSPETSEYSIYTIIHEEHLPPDASYKLMDANTGIPSYSIVKNTTSNSWQESSESLQSCSQVKYNTNSNTLSHSENPNVCSQSLKQTRPHFSLNTYSGHTDENAKQISSHNSLLNNLNVDVNSKRIADKPFFHAGVNRYATQACPNSQKSAIQQGSGQLHQNRHVSSYKPRSDAQQDIQYNAQSGNLHSLPNTNLPKPSNYHVHPLQGMKQPSPCKSKSLGDLTSDDISCNFESKYKRINRGFISSSVCQENASLAQSRPQSTDTLTEQLRKLMSFDQDDSNRPSNCEEDNWDNPKPLTRKLSSRSQSRVRNIANRAKERQEANKIKQRKPDSSEVVLRNKHSMASQPINRHSTGSYIGSLYKNFNSESMEGRGIPEGACSSYTQGYNDHIDTDRFTYRNEPSNTDEPEIYFLLRL